One window from the genome of Persephonella sp. encodes:
- a CDS encoding phage tail protein yields the protein MPAQRIDPLKNFRFILEIDGITQAGFREVTIPDSAQDIVEYREGNEKTATPRKLPGQVKYGNITLKWGVTNSLELYKWRELVESGKIKDARRNIAIIILDDEGNPAARWEFRDAWPSKYDAPDLNATANEVAIETLEIVHEGMKRVK from the coding sequence ATGCCGGCACAAAGAATTGATCCATTAAAAAATTTCAGATTTATACTTGAGATAGATGGGATTACCCAGGCAGGCTTTAGAGAGGTTACGATACCAGACTCTGCACAGGACATTGTTGAATACAGGGAAGGAAACGAGAAAACCGCTACCCCAAGGAAGCTACCTGGACAGGTAAAGTATGGAAATATCACGCTGAAGTGGGGGGTAACAAACTCCCTTGAGCTTTATAAATGGAGAGAACTTGTGGAAAGCGGTAAAATCAAAGATGCACGGAGAAATATAGCCATCATCATTTTAGATGACGAAGGAAATCCTGCGGCAAGATGGGAATTTAGAGATGCGTGGCCCTCTAAATACGATGCTCCTGATCTTAATGCAACGGCAAATGAGGTTGCTATAGAAACTCTTGAGATAGTCCATGAGGGAATGAAAAGGGTTAAATAG
- a CDS encoding phage tail protein, whose amino-acid sequence MYERNDPLTSFRFRVRFLGENKDVAGFSSITGLEVKVETETYQEGGSDQVISLPKGVSYTNAVFKRGVSGKELYDWYKKTVSSIYNKENLPYRDIVILIYDTVPSEDAQPKWQIILESSIPVKWSLSELNAGSNAVLIETLEIAFRGLRRYE is encoded by the coding sequence ATGTATGAAAGGAACGATCCTTTAACGTCATTCAGGTTCAGGGTAAGGTTTTTAGGTGAGAATAAAGATGTTGCAGGGTTTTCAAGTATAACAGGACTGGAGGTTAAGGTAGAAACAGAAACTTATCAGGAAGGGGGATCAGATCAGGTAATATCTTTGCCTAAAGGTGTATCATACACAAATGCTGTTTTCAAAAGGGGGGTGTCCGGAAAGGAACTTTACGACTGGTACAAAAAAACGGTCTCTTCCATATACAACAAGGAAAACCTGCCCTACAGAGATATTGTTATTCTCATTTATGATACAGTTCCCTCAGAAGATGCACAGCCTAAATGGCAGATAATTCTTGAGTCTTCAATTCCTGTTAAATGGTCTTTATCAGAGCTTAATGCCGGCAGTAATGCAGTGCTTATTGAAACCCTTGAGATAGCTTTTAGAGGTTTAAGGAGATATGAATAG
- a CDS encoding phage tail sheath family protein: protein MPVYKTPGVYIKEVEIGGKPIEGVSTSVAAFIGITAGGDSYTNKPTLITSWGEFVAKFGRYTQTEKDDQLSEEEKKKKKEILNMSGSVYGFFQNGGRRCYIVKVPDTTESSIIGTDEGPGKRTGLHSLKEVDEVSIVVAPGIIESSIQTQIISHCETMKDRIAVLDIPEDYDKSQAESFVENISSEKGYAAVYYPWINVFVEREEKLPEDKEKRIVLEETFLPPSGYVAGVYARTDAERGVHKAPANEVLSGVIGLKLKITDSDQEGLNEKNINCIRSFPGRGIRVWGARTIASNELWKYINVRRLFMFIEESIEEGIQWVVFEPNDKALWDRVKQSISSFLLTLWRDGALMGSTPEEAFFVKCDETTMTPDDINNGRLICEVGVAPVKPAEFVIIKIAQLTASAKQ from the coding sequence ATGCCTGTTTACAAAACTCCCGGAGTATACATTAAGGAGGTTGAAATAGGGGGGAAGCCTATAGAAGGAGTGTCAACAAGTGTCGCAGCATTTATAGGTATCACAGCAGGAGGAGATTCGTATACTAATAAGCCAACCCTTATAACGAGCTGGGGCGAGTTTGTTGCTAAATTTGGTCGGTATACCCAGACAGAAAAAGATGATCAGCTTTCTGAAGAAGAAAAAAAGAAGAAAAAGGAAATCCTGAATATGAGTGGATCTGTTTATGGATTTTTTCAAAATGGTGGAAGAAGATGCTATATTGTGAAAGTTCCTGACACAACTGAGTCGTCAATAATTGGTACAGACGAAGGTCCAGGAAAGAGAACAGGACTTCACTCCCTTAAGGAAGTAGATGAAGTCAGTATAGTTGTAGCTCCCGGAATTATTGAAAGCTCTATCCAAACACAGATAATATCCCACTGTGAGACGATGAAAGACAGGATAGCTGTGCTTGATATTCCTGAAGATTACGATAAAAGTCAGGCAGAGAGCTTTGTTGAAAATATATCCTCAGAAAAAGGATACGCTGCTGTATATTATCCATGGATTAATGTTTTTGTGGAAAGGGAGGAAAAACTACCTGAAGACAAAGAAAAAAGGATCGTTCTTGAAGAAACATTTCTTCCTCCCAGCGGTTATGTGGCAGGAGTGTATGCAAGGACAGATGCTGAGAGGGGAGTTCACAAAGCTCCTGCAAATGAAGTTCTCTCTGGGGTGATAGGATTAAAATTAAAAATCACAGACAGCGATCAGGAAGGTCTAAATGAGAAAAATATAAACTGCATCAGATCTTTTCCCGGTAGAGGGATAAGAGTGTGGGGGGCAAGAACGATAGCTTCCAATGAACTTTGGAAATACATAAATGTAAGAAGGCTTTTTATGTTTATAGAAGAATCTATAGAGGAAGGTATCCAGTGGGTTGTTTTTGAACCGAATGATAAAGCACTGTGGGATAGGGTAAAACAGTCCATATCATCATTTTTACTTACATTGTGGAGAGATGGTGCTCTTATGGGTTCAACACCAGAAGAGGCATTTTTTGTCAAGTGTGATGAAACCACAATGACTCCAGATGATATAAACAACGGCAGGCTTATCTGTGAGGTAGGGGTAGCACCGGTAAAGCCTGCCGAGTTTGTGATCATAAAAATAGCTCAACTTACAGCATCTGCAAAACAATAG
- a CDS encoding peptidoglycan-binding domain-containing protein, translating into MMKLFKIGSTGKEVVKIQKKLKKLGYYHGPIDGIFGGGTYSAVKNFQRDHNLKVDGIVGEKTWKALFKRNIQDQSIKKKPLIYRCMALTGTFETGKGFPECFAGISGDFDGQGMSLGVLQWNFGQGSLQPLLKEMLSKHRNLMEKIFNEYLSVLETVLRLDRESQLEFLRSIQHPVKHFIYEPWRGMFKTLCRTEEFQKIQVRHAEDLFEKALELVKDFNLWSERAAALMFDIKVQNGGIRDITKKQIKVEIEKLPETDRNDLEVEKMVIIANKRAEASNPRWIEDVRSRKLCIAQGKGYVHGIEIDLENQYGIRLKEIKI; encoded by the coding sequence ATGATGAAGCTCTTTAAAATCGGATCAACAGGAAAAGAGGTAGTAAAAATCCAGAAAAAACTAAAAAAATTAGGATATTACCACGGACCTATAGACGGCATTTTTGGGGGAGGAACATACTCAGCAGTAAAAAATTTTCAGAGGGATCATAACCTTAAAGTTGACGGTATAGTTGGAGAAAAAACATGGAAAGCTCTTTTCAAAAGAAATATACAGGATCAATCTATCAAAAAAAAGCCTCTTATATACAGATGTATGGCACTGACCGGAACATTTGAAACAGGGAAGGGTTTTCCAGAATGCTTTGCAGGAATTTCTGGAGATTTTGACGGTCAGGGAATGAGTCTTGGGGTTTTGCAGTGGAACTTTGGACAGGGATCCCTTCAACCTCTTCTTAAAGAAATGCTGTCAAAACACCGGAACTTGATGGAAAAGATCTTCAACGAATATCTGTCTGTTTTAGAAACAGTTCTAAGGTTAGACAGAGAAAGCCAGCTGGAATTTTTAAGATCAATACAACACCCAGTTAAACATTTTATATACGAACCGTGGAGAGGAATGTTTAAAACACTCTGCAGAACAGAAGAATTCCAAAAAATTCAGGTTAGGCACGCAGAGGATCTGTTTGAAAAAGCTCTGGAACTTGTTAAGGATTTTAATTTATGGTCTGAAAGGGCTGCAGCCCTGATGTTTGACATCAAAGTTCAAAACGGAGGCATAAGAGATATAACAAAAAAGCAGATAAAAGTTGAAATAGAAAAATTACCTGAAACTGACAGGAATGACCTTGAAGTAGAAAAAATGGTAATTATTGCCAACAAAAGAGCAGAAGCCTCAAACCCCAGATGGATAGAAGACGTAAGAAGCAGAAAACTGTGTATAGCACAGGGAAAAGGCTACGTTCACGGCATAGAAATAGACCTGGAAAATCAGTATGGAATAAGACTGAAAGAGATAAAAATTTGA
- a CDS encoding DUF6760 family protein, with amino-acid sequence MYPEDKLFEEVSFIAYYFHWSKEEILQMPHWERIKWCEEISKINRKVSEDKDEGSISLLDLL; translated from the coding sequence TTGTATCCTGAGGATAAACTGTTTGAAGAGGTAAGTTTTATTGCTTATTACTTTCACTGGAGCAAAGAAGAGATTTTACAAATGCCCCACTGGGAAAGAATTAAATGGTGTGAAGAAATAAGTAAAATAAATAGGAAAGTATCGGAAGATAAAGATGAAGGAAGTATTAGCCTGCTTGATTTATTATGA
- a CDS encoding LysM peptidoglycan-binding domain-containing protein, which yields MNSIVKGYFKILEGAFKDKVITLQFNPSEYSIEKTNDFEVKTSLKSKSVKVTYRKSEEGDLSLELLFDSTVSDKELKDLLDPLKFITVKDSKLGYPPPVLFVWGDIVYKGLVSKTTKKFTYFYSDGTPARARVTLVMKPYKTQEEIDLEYIEESFPKKIVVKENDNLWSIAHKEYGDRSRWKDIARENGIMDPEDLQEGQVLIIP from the coding sequence ATGAATAGTATTGTAAAAGGATACTTTAAAATTCTGGAAGGGGCTTTTAAAGATAAAGTTATAACCCTTCAGTTTAATCCGTCTGAGTATTCCATTGAAAAAACCAATGATTTTGAGGTGAAAACATCTTTAAAATCAAAGTCTGTTAAGGTCACTTATAGAAAGTCTGAAGAAGGGGATCTCTCTTTGGAACTTCTTTTTGATTCAACCGTATCAGACAAAGAACTGAAAGATCTTCTGGATCCACTAAAGTTCATAACAGTAAAGGATTCAAAATTAGGGTATCCACCTCCTGTTTTATTTGTCTGGGGTGATATTGTGTATAAAGGGCTGGTTAGTAAAACCACCAAAAAATTTACCTATTTTTACAGCGACGGAACACCGGCGAGGGCGAGAGTTACCCTTGTTATGAAGCCTTACAAAACTCAGGAGGAGATAGATCTTGAGTATATTGAGGAAAGCTTTCCAAAGAAAATTGTTGTAAAAGAGAACGACAACCTCTGGAGTATTGCCCATAAAGAATACGGAGACAGATCAAGATGGAAGGATATAGCAAGGGAAAACGGGATAATGGATCCTGAAGATCTGCAAGAAGGGCAGGTCTTAATAATTCCCTGA
- a CDS encoding ATP-binding protein has protein sequence MDNIFRSVEHLIYDKLNLGGEELTPFNISREKIESLVSYGISSKSHVSQKIEYISYLFNLDDNEKSIVTALFLFEVIPNYDKVFAFLNGDINRNYPTIGTFSYLLSNNGRYDLSIYSYFSEEKPLLKFGIINIDEEEVPLAQKSVKIDKVIKRYLLNQRCLELKNSVSSSTIGTPNYEIIDKDTLKMLNNPDIRFIFNLTGKNKAKKETFSFSVASMKDLELIVVKPEFFKNKNLTQIEELFKSSFFDGCCLFFKEFESIKDNDNYRDILNALKENIQKFSWAVFFDTEDLILNLQIDDFVLIKKDFKYPSTVKRAKIWKKYINIPEEVIKTLSISFKLDEEQIKAVCKQINITGSDISSKKLFDLCKTHFGSELGKYADKIDTEFSFDDIVLPEETIRKLKMIPLHYKHQIEVFDKWNLKQKIKNRSITALFTGKPGTGKSMAASIVANEIGLDMYRIDLSKVMSKYIGETEKILSEIFNLAENAGCILFFDEADAVFGKRTEIKDAHDRFSNIEISYLLQRIENYDGIVILATNLKRNIDDAFMRRMRFIIDFPFPSRELRFKIWQKSIPAECPLSEDVDFREISNVKMTGGNIKNAVLYAAFLAKERGVALREKEIYEGIKIEMQKYGKLFNKNTGEDIEDLDDEAL, from the coding sequence ATGGATAACATCTTTAGATCAGTTGAACATCTCATATACGACAAACTGAATTTAGGCGGGGAGGAGTTAACCCCTTTCAATATCAGTAGAGAAAAAATTGAAAGTCTGGTTTCATACGGAATAAGCAGTAAATCCCATGTCTCCCAAAAAATTGAGTACATCTCCTATCTTTTCAATCTTGATGATAACGAAAAAAGTATAGTTACAGCCCTCTTCCTTTTTGAGGTTATTCCCAATTACGACAAGGTTTTTGCCTTTTTAAACGGGGATATAAATAGAAACTACCCAACCATCGGTACATTTTCCTATCTGCTGTCAAACAACGGCAGGTATGATCTATCTATATACAGCTATTTTTCAGAGGAAAAACCCCTGCTAAAGTTCGGGATTATAAATATTGATGAAGAGGAGGTTCCTCTTGCCCAAAAATCTGTAAAAATTGATAAAGTTATAAAAAGATATCTGCTTAACCAACGGTGTTTAGAGCTAAAAAATTCCGTATCCTCAAGCACAATAGGCACACCAAACTATGAAATCATAGATAAAGACACATTAAAAATGCTGAACAATCCTGACATAAGATTTATATTCAATCTAACCGGAAAAAATAAAGCTAAAAAAGAGACTTTTTCCTTCTCAGTCGCTTCAATGAAGGACTTAGAACTAATAGTAGTTAAACCTGAATTTTTCAAAAATAAGAACCTAACACAGATTGAGGAACTCTTTAAATCATCATTTTTTGATGGCTGTTGTCTTTTTTTTAAAGAGTTTGAAAGCATCAAGGATAATGATAATTACAGGGATATTTTAAATGCCCTTAAAGAAAACATACAGAAGTTTTCATGGGCTGTTTTTTTTGACACGGAAGATTTAATCCTTAACTTGCAGATTGATGATTTTGTGCTGATAAAAAAAGATTTTAAGTATCCTTCAACTGTTAAAAGGGCTAAAATATGGAAAAAATACATAAACATTCCTGAAGAAGTTATTAAAACCCTATCCATAAGCTTCAAACTTGATGAAGAACAGATAAAAGCCGTATGTAAACAGATCAACATAACAGGTTCAGACATCAGTTCTAAAAAACTGTTTGATTTGTGTAAAACCCATTTTGGTTCTGAACTGGGAAAATATGCAGACAAAATAGATACAGAATTTTCCTTTGATGATATAGTTCTTCCTGAGGAAACTATAAGAAAACTCAAGATGATACCCCTCCATTATAAACACCAGATAGAAGTGTTTGATAAATGGAATCTTAAACAGAAGATAAAAAACAGGTCAATAACTGCCCTCTTTACAGGCAAGCCAGGAACAGGCAAAAGCATGGCAGCCTCAATTGTAGCCAATGAGATCGGTCTTGATATGTACAGAATAGACCTTTCAAAAGTGATGAGCAAATACATTGGGGAAACAGAAAAAATACTGTCTGAGATTTTCAACTTAGCAGAAAATGCCGGCTGTATACTTTTTTTTGATGAGGCTGATGCTGTTTTTGGAAAAAGAACAGAGATAAAAGATGCCCACGACAGATTTTCCAACATAGAAATCAGTTATCTGCTACAAAGAATAGAAAACTACGACGGCATAGTTATACTTGCAACAAACCTAAAAAGAAATATTGATGATGCTTTTATGAGGAGAATGCGGTTCATAATAGATTTTCCATTTCCCAGCAGAGAATTGAGATTCAAAATATGGCAAAAATCAATCCCAGCAGAATGTCCGTTATCTGAAGATGTAGATTTTAGAGAAATATCTAATGTTAAGATGACAGGTGGAAATATCAAAAATGCCGTCTTATATGCAGCATTCCTTGCAAAAGAAAGGGGAGTAGCTTTAAGGGAAAAGGAGATATACGAAGGGATCAAAATTGAAATGCAGAAATACGGAAAACTGTTTAACAAAAATACAGGCGAGGATATTGAGGATTTAGATGATGAAGCTCTTTAA
- a CDS encoding contractile injection system protein, VgrG/Pvc8 family has translation MSFFSKKYNNFRTPDLSIYLNGKEINSKEMNISDVEVDLIRNGSGSFRFVVSEAIGNDFTPKFEQELNFGNFVEIALGYQNKKEPVIKGFISSVRYIFKEKNFLDIEVEGYDYLFLLSKNRPIRSWNRQKISEIVEFITQSYPIKNKEIQDSSIKFDYIRQSGKSDLQFLRYLSQKAGYEFLIIDDTFYFREPLFDKSADFSLEFGVDIMDIEISLDISSVFNKLTVSGWDFKSKKGFKSEINSGDEPLINPDGVSGTQAVSRDLKTELSVQLESQAIVYEEAETVGKSVFYSRSLDFADLTCRAVGIPDIKPSSVLSIQKIGNRFSKNYFVERVVHRFSDTGFNTLIKLKGNVV, from the coding sequence ATGTCTTTTTTCAGTAAAAAATACAACAACTTCAGAACCCCTGATCTGAGTATTTATCTAAACGGTAAAGAGATAAACAGTAAAGAGATGAATATATCAGATGTTGAGGTGGATCTTATCAGGAACGGTTCAGGAAGTTTCAGATTTGTAGTATCTGAAGCTATTGGGAATGATTTTACACCTAAGTTTGAGCAGGAATTGAATTTTGGGAACTTTGTTGAGATAGCTTTAGGTTATCAAAATAAAAAAGAGCCTGTTATAAAGGGTTTTATATCTTCTGTAAGGTATATTTTCAAAGAAAAAAATTTCCTGGATATTGAAGTTGAAGGGTATGATTACCTCTTTTTACTTTCTAAAAACAGACCGATCAGATCATGGAACAGACAGAAAATAAGTGAGATCGTTGAGTTTATAACACAAAGCTATCCGATAAAGAATAAAGAAATACAGGACAGCAGTATAAAGTTTGATTACATCAGACAGAGCGGAAAATCAGATTTACAGTTTTTAAGGTACCTGTCCCAAAAAGCAGGTTATGAATTTCTCATAATTGATGATACCTTCTACTTTAGGGAGCCTCTTTTTGATAAATCAGCTGATTTTTCACTTGAATTTGGTGTTGATATTATGGATATTGAGATATCCCTTGACATATCATCTGTTTTCAACAAACTAACAGTGTCAGGGTGGGATTTTAAGAGTAAAAAAGGATTTAAATCAGAGATAAATTCAGGAGATGAGCCTCTTATAAATCCTGATGGGGTTTCAGGAACACAGGCTGTAAGCAGAGATCTAAAAACAGAGCTTTCTGTTCAGCTTGAAAGTCAGGCGATTGTTTATGAGGAGGCAGAAACGGTTGGAAAGTCGGTGTTTTACAGCAGATCACTGGATTTTGCTGATCTTACCTGCAGAGCTGTCGGAATACCGGATATAAAACCTTCATCTGTTTTATCTATACAAAAGATAGGGAATAGATTTTCTAAGAATTATTTTGTTGAAAGGGTTGTTCACAGATTTTCAGATACCGGCTTCAACACATTGATAAAACTTAAGGGGAATGTAGTATGA